The Rhizobium leguminosarum region GGCGGAGCGCGCCGTGCGCGAGGCCGCGAGCCTTTCCTCCGCCGCAGCTCTGCGTGAGAAGGTCATAGATTTCGTGGCGACCGATATAAACGATCTGCTGGCACAGGCGCAGGGCCGGGTCGTGCGGGTCGGTCAAACGGATGTCCGGCTCGAAACATCGGGCCTCATCGTCCAGGAACTTGAACCGGACTGGCGAACCCGCCTGCTTTCGGTGATCACCGATCCGAACATCGCGCTGATCTTGATGATGGTCGGTATCTACGGCCTGATCTTTGAATTTCTGACGCCCGGGACGCTGGTGCCGGGAACGATCGGCGGCATCTGCCTGCTGCTTGGTCTCTATGCTCTGGCCTTGCTGCCGGTGAGTTTTGCGGGCCTCGGGCTGATCATTCTCGGCGTGGGTCTGACGGTGGCCGAGGCGCATTCGCCGTCCTTCGGCGCACTCGGCGTCGGCGGCGGCATCGCACTGGTGCTCGGCGCTACCATCTTGTTCGACACGGACATACCCGGGCTTAAGGTTTCCTGGTCGGTGCTTGGCGCAATCGCCGTCGCCTGCCTTGCTCTTAGCCTTGTCATTGCCCGTCTCGCCTTCATCTCGCGCTGGCACGATGTCGTCACCGGCGGCGAGCAGATGATCGGAATTTCAGGCAAGGTCGACAGCTGGACGGGCATCTCGGGCTACGTCATCGCCCATGGCGAGCGCTGGAAGGCCGTTTCAACTGAGCCGCTTGCCGCTGGCGACCGCGTGAAAGTGACCGGCCGGGATGGGTTGACGCTCGAAGTGGTCCGCAGTTCGCAGGAGGCCTAACGGCCTTCAGAATGCAGGAGGAAAAGTCATGGGCATGTTTGCAGATCTCGCCTTCTATCTTGTGATCATCTTTATTCTGCTCGTCGTCGTAGCATCTGCGATCAAGATCCTGCGGGAATACGAACGCGGCGTGGTTTTCACGCTTGGCCGTTTCACCGGTGTCAAGGGGCCCGGCTTGATCCTGCTCATCCCCTATGTCCAGCAGATGATGCGGGTCGACCTGCGCACGCGGCTACTCGACGTGCCCGGCCAGGATGTCATTTCGCATGACAATGTTTCGGTCCGCGTCAGCGCGGTGATCTATTTCAGGGTCGTCGATCCCGAGAGGTCGACGATCCAGGTCGAGGACTTCATGATGGCGACGAGCCAGCTCGCCCAGACGACACTGCGCTCGGTGCTCGGCAAGCATGACCTCGACGAGATGCTGGCGGAACGCGACAGGCTCAACATCGACATTCAGGAAATCCTCGACGCCCAAACCGATGCCTGGGGGATCAAGGTCGCCAATGTGGAGATCAAACATGTCGATATCAACGAATCGATGATCCGCGCAATTGCCCGTCAGGCGGAAGCCGAGCGCGAGCGGCGCGCCAAGATCATCAATGCCGAAGGCGAGCAGCAGGCTGCAGCCAAACTGCTTGAAGCAGCCGAAATCCTCGCCAGGCAACCCGAGGCCATGCAACTTCGTTATTTGAGTACATTGAACGTCATCGCCGGCGAAAAGACCTCGACGATCATATTTCCTTTTCCGATGGAGTTCGGCAATTTGATGCCGCTCAAACCGGACCGATGACGACGCCTTGAATGCGTTGTTTTTGCCGATGTAGCGATGGTCCTGCGGTCAGGGTGTCAGCTAGGAAGTGCGTTTGAGATCTTCATCGGCAACGCCATAACCTGCGAAGCGGTGGGCGATCATCGAGCCGTGCAAAATGCCCGCCTTGAACGATGTGAGAGGCCTACACCTGATAACTAAGTAACGAGATCCCGCGCTCCGAGCATCACTTGAACGCAATACCAAGCGCGCTTAAAAACTCGAGCATGACGTCATTGACGGCACGCTGGCGCAAAATCCGGGCTTCTCTGATTTCCGTGTCGTCTGCAGCACCTTCAATTTCGAACTGCGCCACGGCAACGTTGCCTTCGCGCAGGTAGCCTTCGTCTGGCTCCGGATCACAAAAACGGGTGAGCAATAGCGTCAGGGCACGTTCGATGACCTCCCGATCGTTGCCTTTCAGAGCCTCTTGGAATTTGGCGATTGCACCGGCGAGCCCGCCTTCTCCGTGTTCGAGGCAGTAGACGAGATCGTGCGCATCTTTGCGCTCACGCCGGTGATCAAAGGCAAACGCCTTGAGGCATGTGAATGCCACGATATCGGCGTAGGGGATGGATTCTGTCGAGCGGCCTTTTTCACCCAACAGATCAGCGGTGACTTCCATCCGATCGTGGTGCCCGAACACCAGCGACGCGTGAGGGATATTCACCGCAGAAACATTTCCTTCCGTCGGCAGTTCCTGCAATGCGCCACCCCGGAGCTTCGGATCGTCTGCCAAGAACTCCAGAATGACGAGAATGCCGTGCTCGGTCATGGACTGCCAACGCCAGTTGACCTTATTGCCCTTGTCATTTTGCGCACGCTCGAAACCCATTTTTTTGAGGTTCTGCTCGAGCGTCCGGTATGCCTCTGTGTCGGCGAGGATCGACAGATCGACGACGACATCGATATCGCCGGTTCCTGCATGAGGCGGGACGTCAGGCGGCCTCTTGGTGACGATGTAGCGCGGTGCAAGCCCACCGACCAGAAAGACGGAATCACGCCAGGGGCCGAGGCCGCTGAAGAGCGTAACCAGGACGCGCTCGCAGTCGCGGGTAACATCGGCACTGTATTCAGTCAGTATCTGGGGCTTTGTCATTCGGGTACCGCGAGTTTTGTCAGCCGAAGATGGTCGGCCAGTTCCTTCGAGCGACCGCTGTCAAGCTGCAGGAGGTCGAGGTAAGTTTGAAGTGGATCTGTGACCCAGACATGACCGACCCGTTGGCGAAACAGAAAGTCATGCCGTGGATTAGAGTCTATAACTCCCAGATTCCAGCCCTCTTTGACGGCCTTTGCTCCCAGTTTTCGAAGAAGGCTTTCGCCGCCGTGATCGATGCGGCAATGGATTTGAGATATTTTCGAGAGGTGCGGTGCATGGATCTGCCCGGCCATCAGCCCGGAGATTTCGTAGCGAACTCCCGTCTCATCGCAGATGCGGTCAATCTCATGGATCGCCTCATCGATATTGGTCATCCGCATATAGTAAGAGCGGAGCGGCTTCGGCTTGATCGAAGCGACATAGGAAGACCACGCGTCAAGCAGCGCGCGGGGGTTGGAGAGTATCCTTTCCTTCGATGGACCGGCACCCTTGGAGTTCATCCATTCGCGGCGCTCTAGTTCGATAAGAACCTGGGATGCTGTTGTCGGAGATACGGAGGCCCGCTCGGCCAGTTCATGCACACCGAACCATTGGTCCTTAAATGTCCAGACGGCATGGAGGGCCTGTGCGCGACTCCCAACGAACAGATTGTTGAGCGATCGAGCCTGCTGCTTCGAGGCTGGCTTTTCGACGAGAACAAAGAGATTGTCGGCCGAAAGATAGAGACTGCCGCTACGATCGAAATAACCGATCTTCTCCTCGCGCAGGAGTGCACGTGCACCTGGGGAAATGGTATCGGCCATCAATAGGGGGAGAACTCTGGAATTGCCCAGCGGCATCGCTGCAATGTATCTTTTTAGCTGCCAGATTGCTTCCCTGACGTCTCTTGGAAAAGCCGATCTCTTGGCTTCGATAACAAGCCTGAAGGGTGCGTCGGAAAATCGCGCATCTATAAGGAAATCTGCGCGAGAGTTTCCCATCTGCGGCTCAAACATGGGCTCGGACGTGATTTCCCCGCCTGCCTCCGTAAGGCTGGTCGTCAACTCACTCAACATATCGACAGCTATAAGCTCTTCCATAGATATTCTCTGCGCAGCAAATATGCCCGTTATGCCGCATATGCGCGAATTTGTCTATATGTACAGGACAGCAAACAAGCGAAAACGGCTGTGCAAAAATCCGGCCGGCGGGGCACAAGAGTTCCCGGTATGCCGACCTGTCCTTGAACCTGTCGTCTTGGTCGCGACGCACATAAGGCTTGCCAGCGCCGATATCCATCAGTTCACGCTTGTTCATGGCAGCTTCGAGAAGTCAAAATCTCGGTGTTAGCTATATACACGCTTGCGATGAGATATGGCGAACGACATCCATCAGTACGTTGGCACCTGCGATCAAGTCGGCCTTTGATGTATATTCGGCAGGGTTGTGACTGATGCCGCCGCAGCTGGGAACAAAAATCATCGCGGTTGGCGCGATTGGCGCGATCATCTGCGCGTCATGCCCAGCGCCGGAGGTCATGCGGCGGCAGGTAAGACCGCGCTTTTCCGCAGCACCTTCGATCATTTGCACGATCTCCTGGTTAAAGGCGACAGGACTGGACTGAGCCAGCTCCTCAGCTGATATCAGCAACTGTTCCTCCCGTGCCAGCATTTCCAAAAATGCCCCCAATGCTTTGCTCTCCTCTCTGAGCCTATGCTCGAATGGGTCGCGGAGATCGACGGTCAACGTAGCGCGAGACGGAATGACGTTGATCGCATTGGGTTCGAGATCGAGGCAGCCGACCGTCGCAACCGTGGGGGTAGCTGAAGAACGGGCACGTTCGCGAAGATAGGCAATGATACGGGCGGCTCCGTAGCCCGCATCCGACCGCATGTTAATTGGGGTTGTCCCTGCGTGGTTGGCGGTGCCCTCAACCGTAATCCTTTGCCAGGAGATGCCTTGCAGGTTCTCCACCGCTCCCAGGGCGATACCCTCCCTTTCCAGGACAGGGCCCTGTTCAATGTGAAGCTCCACGTAGGCAAAGGGCTTCAGGAACCCGGGCGCTTCCGCTCCAGCGTAACCGATGCGTTTGAGTTCCTCGCCGAGGATCGCTCCATCGGTGCCGACCGTCGAGAGCGCAGCATCCACGTCCAAGCCCCGGGCATAGACCAGCGACCCCATCATGTCAGGTGCGAACCGCACACCCTCCTCATTGGTGAAGGCTGCAACCGCTATTGGACGTATCGGCCGAAAATTTGCCGCTTTGAGTGCCTGTATTACTTCAAGCCCGGCGACAACGCCGTAGCATCCATCGTAAATACCGGCATTGATGACGGTGTCGATATGTGAACCAAGCATGAGGGGCAGGCAGTCTTCAGTTCCGGCCGGGCGCCATATACCAAAGATATTGCCGATACGGTCGACTGCAACGTCGAGACCTGCTTGGCTGAGCCAGCAAACGAAGAGGTCTCTCCCAAGTTTGTCGCCGTCAGATCCGGCAAGCCGGACAAGTCGCCCACCAGCGTCACGTCCGATATTTCCAAGCTCCTTGAGACGCCCTAGGAGACGGTCCCCATCAACCGAGATATCGCTCATATTTGACCTTTGGTATCGGCGTGAAGCGTTGTTGCCTCAGCCAGCTTTTGTTCATCTGAAATCGCCCGCGCTGCCATCATTACTCCCTTAGATGCGGACAAATTCCGCCAGTCGACCGTCCTCTCTCCTTCGCTCGGCCAGTAGCGCCGGAGATCCGTCAAACACGATCCGTCCTTTCTCCATAAAGACGACCCGGTCGGAGACCTCCATTGCAAACTTCATCTCGTGTGTGACGATCACCATAGTTCGACCCGATCGCGCCAGCGCGGCCATGATCCGGAGCACTTCGCCGACGGTTTCAGGATCAAGCGCGGATGTGGGTTCGTCGAACAAGAGAATCGACGGGTGCATTGCGAGCGCGCGCGCTATGGCGACGCGCTGCTGCTGGCCTCCGGAAAGTTGATGCGGATACTTGTTCTCGTGGACAAGCATTCCGACATCGTTGAGCATGGTCCGCGCTTCCTGCCGAAGCTCCGAAGCACTTGCGCGCTTGTGATACAGGGGGCCGATCATGACGTTCTCAAGCGCTGTGCGGTGCGGGAAGAGATTGAAGTTCTGGAAAACCATTCCGATCCGGAGTGCGTCGCTGCTGACATGACGGAGTGATTTGGCGAGCTTCTCTTTCGACCCCGCAAGGAAGGGTTTCTCTTCGAGATAGACCACGCCGTGCTCAAGCGTTTCGAGTCCGTTCAGTGAGCGAATGAGTGTGGTTTTCCCAGATCCGGACGGTCCGATAATGGAGACAACTTCACCGGGTTTCACGGCAAGGTTCAGATCCTGGAAGACCGGATAAATACCGAATGACTTGCCACCGCGCTCTAGCCGGATGGCAGGCTGCCTGGACGCTGGCGGACTGTCGGTGCCGATTTCTTCTGCAATCTCGCCGTTCGATGCCACATCCTCCGTGGTTAGCTCGGCCAAGCGTCTGGAAAAGTCCAGCCGCCGTTCGAGCGCCTTCAGTCCGGTATCAAAAACGGTGACGATCAGGATATAGTAGAAGGCGACGGCCACCATCGTTTCGATGACCTTGAAGTTTTGGGTGTAGTAGCGTTGGCCGACCAGGAGGATTTCAGCGAGCGAAATGACCGACACGAGTGATGTCAGCTTTACGATCGATACGAACTCGTTACCAAGCGAGGGGAGAGCAATACGCAGTGCCTGTGGGATCACAATCAGGCGCTGGATTCCAGCCCGTGAGAGGCCAAGGACGCGACCCGCCTCGTACTGGCCCTTTCCCACCGAAACAAGAGCGCCGCGGTGAATTTCCGCGATGTACGCCGTCTCACTCAGCACCATGGCCAAGAGTCCCGCAACGAAAGGAATTGAGAGGAGAGCCGATGTCGAAGGGAAGGCCTGGGGGAGGTTGTAGACAAAGATTAGCAGCACGAGAAGCGGAAGGCTCCTAAAGAACCAGACGTATAGTGCAGCAGCGCGCCTCACAACCATGAGGCCGGAGCGGTCGGCAAGGGCGACGAAAAAGCCAAGGACTACGGCTAGCACCCATGTCGCAACGCTGAGCTCGACGACCAGCAAGGTCGCATTCCAAAAGTCGCGGCTCCACAGGAGCCCGACTGTGTAAGACCAATCGAAAGCCATATCTTCAGTTTCCAACAGAGGATGCCCGAGCCGCCAAGGCGACCCGGGACGGAGTGAGGTTACTTGGCCTCGGTCAACGCAGAGGCGATTTCGGCATCGGTCGGGAGATCAAGGTTGTATTTGGCGAGAATCGCCTTGTATTCCTCACTCGATTTCAGCGGCTCGAATGCCTCTTTGAGTCCGGCAAGCAACTGATCATTGCCTTTCTTCACCGCCAGTCCCATGATGACCGGAAAGAGAATTTCAGAGGACGTGATCTTCAGTCGGTTACCCGATGCAACCAATGCCGCTTTTGATACACCGGCATCGTCGAACACGACATCGGCGCCGCGCGACAGGAGTGCTTGCGCTGCTTCGGCCGACGTTACGAACTCCTTGACGTCGATTGGGTTGGAACCGCATCTCTCTTGCGAAACCTTCTGCAGTTCGGGCACCCAGGCCGCGCCCTTGAGGTTAGCCACCCGCTTGCCGCAAAGGTCTTCCGGTGTCTTTGGTTCGAAGGTGTCGTCGGCGCGCACCATCAACGAGCCGCCCGTTTTGGCATAAGCGATGTAATCAACCACTTTGGCGCGCGCAGGCGTGACATAGAGCGCAGACGCGATCATATCAAAGCGGTTTGCCTGAAGACCCGGGATGAGACTGGCAAAGCGCGTATCCATAAACGTCACTTCCACACCTAGCTTCGGCGCTATGATAGCCATGACATCGGCGTCAAAGCCCTTCGTCACACCATCCTCAAGATAGTCGTAAGGCGGGTACACCTGGTCCGAGCCGACCAGCAAAGTCCCCTCGGTAATCGTCTTGAGGTTTCCCGCTGCCGCAGACGATCCACTTGCGGTCATTGTGGCCAATGCGGTGAATGCCACTACGACGGCCGAAATAATTTTCTTGTGCATTTTATTCCCCATTTTTGTGTTTCCCGTGCGGACCATCCGCGCGGTGTTGAAGCAGTCCTCCTCCGTTTTCCCTCCCGAAACTCTTAGCGGATTGTTGGCATCTCCCGCGGCGCCCGCTTGGTCAGGAGCCGCGATCCGTCCTTGGTGATGGCGATGTTCTCTTCGTGGACGATCATTTTCCCTGGCGCGTATTCCATTCCGGGTTCGATGGTCAGCACCATATTCTCGACGATCAAGGTGTCATCACCGAGCCTGTGGGAAGGCGGTTCGGTCAACTGCAATCCCAACCCGTGGCCAAGGCGGCCGACATTGTTGCCAATGGCACCGGCATCGTCGATGATCTTCGCCATGGCGCGGAACACGTCGTCGGTCTTCGCGCCAGGCACAGCCGCAGCGATTCCGACCTCCGTCGCCAGCCAAAGGGCGTCATGAACGCGTTTTGCTTCGTCGGAGATGCTGCCGATCGCGTAGTTCCGATCGAAGTCACAGAAGTACCCGTCAAATGTTGAACCTGTATCGATAAAAAGAACATCACCCGCCTGGATCAGACGGTCGTGAGGCCCACACACGATCTGCGACACGCCGCCCGGTCCGGAGATCGCCGGCATGAATGGGGTGGCGTCCGCCCCGCGGCGGGCAATGTCAATCCGTAGCTTTCGGGCGATCTCGCGTTCGCTCTCGCCGATTGAAATACTCGCGGGGAGCGCCTCGTAAGCATCGCTTGCAATTTGGCAAATGTAATGGATGTGGTCGATTTCCGCCGGGGTCTTGACCATGCGGATTTCCCAAATGCAGGGCGATCCATCGGCGATCTCAAGCGCGAGGGTATCGCGCAATCTAAGCAGATCCGACACAGGCATGCGTAACGCCATCTCGCGGCCAAGCTCCGCACCAATGCGACCATAGCGCCGTGGGAAGCTTTCGATCGTCGACTTGAGCAGCGAGATGCCGTCATCCTCGGGATTTGGAGCCTGCCAGGTGCGAATGTCCTTCATCCAGGTCAGCGCCATTTCCGGCGCTCCGATTTCGGGGATGACGGCTACCGGATCCCCTTCGAGCGGAACGACGACGAACCACGGCCTGGTCGGGCTTTCCCAGAATTGGGAGTCAAATCCCGTAAAATAGCGGACATTCGGCGGCGAAGAGACCAGCAGCGCATCGAACTTGTGCCTGTGCATGATCTGTCTTGCGCGCTCAACGCGGGTTTCGAATTCTTTTGGCGAAAAGCCGCGCTGGGGAATGTTGATGGCGCTCACTTTTTGTTCCCTTTCTATAGAGTTGGGTTGATTGCGATTTGGCATATCAACTTGAATGGTTGGCGACGTTCCGAAGCACGTCATCAGCGGTTGAACCGACGATGTTTTTGTAAGAAGCTGGATCGGTTGCACCTTCCGTGTTGATGAGGAGGACGCGGCTACTATCGTTAAGGCCAAGTCTCCTACGCACCGCTGGATCACCGGCAACGGTCAGCAGCCCCGCCAGCCCGGCGCAACCACTCTCACCCGCGACAATGGGATGTTCTCGGAAAGCCAGCTTGCGCATGGCGTCCTTCGCCTCCTCTTCCGAAACTGTGGCGAATGCGGTCGCGGTTGCGTTCAGGATCCGCCAGGCGACCAGAGACGGCGTGTAGCACTCAAGCATGGCCATAATGGTTGGTTCGGTGGGTGAAAACGAAGAGAGCCGTCCGGCCTTTGCAGACATGAACAGGCAGGCTGCACGGTCAGGCTCGACGACAATCGTCTTTATGTTCTCGTGTCCAAGCGCCTCATTGAGGTGGAGCGAAATGCTGCTTGCAAAGCCACCGACGCCTGCCTGTAGAAACACGTGGGTCGGCGGATCGATGTTAAGTTCTTCGATCTGATCCAAGGCCTCTTCAGCGAGAATTGTATACCCCTGTGCCACCAACGATGGGATTTCCTCGTAGCCCTCCCATGATGTATCTGAAACGAGCAGCCAACCGCGCTCCTTGCTGACCCGTTCGGCTTCATCGACAGACATGTCGTAGTTGCCCTTGACCCGCACGATTTCATCCGCGCCGATCGCCGCAGCGCGGGCGGTTGTCACCCCCTCATGGACAAAGATGACCGAACGGCAACCAAGAATGCGCGCGCCGGCGGCCACCGACTTCCCATGGTTTCCGTCGGTGGCGCAGCAGAACGTAATCGATGCCGCGAATCCACGAGCTGCTGGAGAGATGAGCTGCGCGATGGAGATGTTGTCTTCGAGGTGCGCCTCCAGCATGCGCTTAAAAAGGGTCATCACCGCATATGCCCCGCCAAGCGCCTTGAAGCTGCCGAGACCTAGCCGCTGTCCCTCGTCCTTCATTACGACCGTCGCCACTTCAGTTGCCTGCGCGATCTCTGGCAGCAAGATCAGCGGCGTTGAACGTTCGATTCGCCAGAGGCTGAGGTAGGGGCGTACAAGGTTCGGCGCCGCAGCGCCGAGAAGCACCTTGTCGGACTCGGTTAGAAGGTCGTGGTCGGGAGAATGGAAATGGATCATGGCCGCCTCGTTCGTTGATTGCGAGACAATATTGCGGAACGACCTTTATTTGGGCTCTGATTTCACATAGTCTTTGCAAGAAGTTTGCGCGAACGAGGGGAAATATGGTTCGATCTATCGCAGTTGAGCTCGATGACTTCGATGTGAAAATCCTGCGCATGGTGCAGCAGGACAACCATGCGTCTCAACGCGTCATCGCAGAGAAAATTGGGCTGTCGCCTCCCGCGGTCGCACGCCGACTTCAGCATCTGCGCGAAACAAAAGTCATCCGACAAGATATTGCGGTGCTGGACGAGACTGCCGTCGGGCGGCCGCTGACGATCATCGTCCATGTCACCACCGAGAATGAACGGTTGGACCTGCTGGATGCAATGAAGGATCGCTTCAACCGGTGTCCACAGGTTCAGCAGTGCTATTACGTCACTGGCGAGATGGACTTCATCCTGATCCTCAACGTGAAGGACATGGCAGAGTACAACGAGGTCACGCGGAGGTTGTTTTTTGACGCGGGCAACGTCAAAAGTTTCCGCACCTGCGTGTCCATGGAAAACGTCAAGACCTACGGCCCAATTCCGGTGTGAGACCCGTTTGAACCAAAGATTGAGCGTTGCGGGTCAACAGCGTTCGAATATCGTTCGTTTATGGTCAGGCACCAACTGCCTTACCGATCGCTATGGTGGTGCGACGATCAAGGAGCGGTCACGGTTCGCAAGCGAGGTCGTCGCTGCCATTCGGGGGGCGGTTGGCCCGGACTTTCCGATCATCCTGGGTCGGTTGGTGTGTGAAGAAATTCAATGCCACAGACGCAAACTCAAACCGCTCGCGCTCCTCGCCCGCTGACCGCGCCCGGATGGGAGGTAGCTAACGCTATCTCCATCGCGAGTGCCCTCCGCGGGTGCCCTTGAGCATCGCGAATAGGTGCTGCTTGCGATGGCTTCGACGATGTCTGAAAACGGCTCCTGTAGTCATTCGGACTTACGCCGATGGTTTTGGCGAAGACCCGGCGCATAGCATTCACGTCCGCGAAGCCGCAAGTGGTAGCGATCCTCAGAAGTGGCTGCGTGGTATCCTGCAGCAGTCGTCTCGCGGCGTCTGTGCGGGCGGCTGCAACGAATTCCGCCGGCGTGAAGCCGAGCTCCTTACGGAAGACCCGAGCGAAGTTCCGGGTGCTCATGCCGACCTCGTGGGCAAGACTCTCCACGTCGAGGTCGCGGTTCAAATTCGACAAGACGTACTCCTGGGCCTTCTGGATCAGGGTCGTTTCCGACATCTGGCCGACGAGATACGCACTGAACTGCGACTGTCCGCCAGGTCTCTTCATGAACATGACCATGTAGCGCGCAACGATCATTGCGGTGTCCTTGCCATGGTCTTCCTCGACGAGCGACAATGCGAGATCGATACCTGCCGTGACACCGGCAGCCGTTATCAGAGAACCGTCGCGCACGTAGATGGCGTCGGCATCCAGATCGATATCGGGATATTCGTCGCTGAACTTCGCGGCACATTCCCAATGCGTGGTGACCCTTTTTCCGTCGAGAAGACCGGCGGCGGCGAGCAGGAACACTCCAGTGCAGATCGATCCGAACCGTCTGGCCGTCGGTACTCGACGCTGGAGCCAGGCGATGACGGCTGGGTCGATTTCGAAGAAGGCCGGGTCGCCTGCTACGAGTAGGGTGTCGATATCCTCGTCCTCATCGAAGATTGTCCGATCGGCCATGAACCGCAACTGGCCCGTTCCCGCCACGGAAGGGGCGCCAGTCGACATGATTTGGATATCGTAAGCGTCCATGTCGCCCAATCGTCTTGCCGCCTCCCAGAAGACCTCGGCGGGACCAACGATGTCGAGTGACTGCACGCCGGGTGGCGCGAGGATGACGATTCGCATGGACTTTAGTCTCCTGGTTTGTCATTCGCCAAATTGGTCATGCAAGATCGCTGCCAGTCCCCGCGCGTCAGGATGTTTCGGATCTGCCTGCTGTTGAGGTGGAAGTTACATCCCTCATGCACATCTCCATTGTCGATCTTCGCCTTGGCTGCCGCCTCAAACGCGACGCTGTTCTTTTCGTAGAACTCGATGCAGTCGTGCCGCTTTGGGGGTTTGAGCAACATTGCGCGGAATGCTCGGCGATGCACGATGCAATTGCCACCATTTCCGGCGGCAAACTGCAGCGCATCGAGGTCGTCCCTCCAGATCATATCGTTTCGTCGCTCACGTCGTGCGTTCGAAGCGGTTGAAGAGTGTCCCGCTCAACGAGCCCAGGAGCGCCCAGAACAAGAGGCTGGTCATGACCGCCGCGGCAACGAATTGATGCTCGAGAGCTTCCGGTGCCAGCGCGTGCATTCCTTGCGGGGCCGCAGGCGCGCCGATCAGATGAGGCGCGGCGATCAGCGCGATGGCAACCAGGGCCGCCCATGGCTTACGCTTGAATGAAATCAGTCCGATACCTGCAGCAGTTGCAAGGGCGGTTCCGATCCACCAGAGTTGCCGGTCACCAAGCGGAGCGGAAGGTGTCCCTGGCAGCTCCGGCGGCAGACCCAGCATGGGAGCGATCATGACACATGCGAACCCAGCCAATCCCCAAAGCAGGCCTTCGCGCCACGTCACCGGTTTTCCGCGCATCGCGATAAGGCCACAAAGCGCCAGCGCATATCCAATCGCGGTCAGCATGTTGGCGGCCACCGTGAACGCCATTCGTTCAAACCCGTCTGCGGGTTCCCAGGCGCCTTCTTCGTGATCGTGACCAGCGTCATGGACGTGGGCATCCACCATGGGGGACGTGGTGATCGCCTGGGGCTCCACTTCGCCCGCTTTTTCGTAGACCTCCGCCTTGGCGATCAACTGGCTTGTGCCGGCAAACTGAACCGCGCTTACGGACACACCAACGATGACGCCGGTAAGGGCAGCGGTAAAAACGATGGAGCGAAACAAAGACATTTTAGAGGCCCTCAGTGGCAAGGAAACGCATTGGCATGACGGGTGTCATGCGCTGCGTTGTGAACGATCTCGATATGGGAAAACCCTACAAAGCCGACGATGATCGCGCCAAAGCACAAGGCCATAGCCGCCTGAAGAATTCTGGCTGCGGAGTTCGCTATGATGGGCGTCGAGATGGTTGATGTTGCGGATACTGACATTTTTCGTACCTTTCGAGACGGGCGGCGTGCCCTTTGCGACGTATCTGTTGATGTTTTTGATCAGGCCGCGAGCACGGCCCGGATCTCTTCGGGGTCGATGATGCCAGCCTTGACGACTGCCTTCTCAAGCGCCGCCAGGAACTGGTCGTAGTAGTTCCATGTCGAGCGATCGACAGGATGGGCATCCTCCCAGGCCTTGATCGTCGAGATGAGTTCGTCGCGAAAATCATCCCATTCAAAAATGCCGTTCTTGGCGAGCGCCAGGGCCATTCCGAACGAGGACCGCTCCCATTGCGAACCGAAGCAGAGAGACCCGTTGGCGCGAGGCGGATTGTCGGTCTTCCCCATCATCTCGGTGATTGCGAAGTGCTCGAACTGAGTCAGCATCGTCGACGGCCTCACGCGGCCTTTGCGATGGCGACGCCCATCATAGCCTCGGGAGTAACGAGCGCCTCAAG contains the following coding sequences:
- a CDS encoding NfeD family protein, which translates into the protein MPSILALLLTLFSALGLATPASEAERVAIVLKMNGAIGPATADYVRRGLQRANERGASLVVLQIDTPGGLDTSMRDIIRAILASSIPVASFVAPSGARAASAGTYILYASHIAAMAPGTNLGAATPIALGGRPSDGDRNDSPDTTGKQRQVPRDAGEAKAINDAVAYIRGLAELRNRNADWAERAVREAASLSSAAALREKVIDFVATDINDLLAQAQGRVVRVGQTDVRLETSGLIVQELEPDWRTRLLSVITDPNIALILMMVGIYGLIFEFLTPGTLVPGTIGGICLLLGLYALALLPVSFAGLGLIILGVGLTVAEAHSPSFGALGVGGGIALVLGATILFDTDIPGLKVSWSVLGAIAVACLALSLVIARLAFISRWHDVVTGGEQMIGISGKVDSWTGISGYVIAHGERWKAVSTEPLAAGDRVKVTGRDGLTLEVVRSSQEA
- a CDS encoding slipin family protein; the encoded protein is MGMFADLAFYLVIIFILLVVVASAIKILREYERGVVFTLGRFTGVKGPGLILLIPYVQQMMRVDLRTRLLDVPGQDVISHDNVSVRVSAVIYFRVVDPERSTIQVEDFMMATSQLAQTTLRSVLGKHDLDEMLAERDRLNIDIQEILDAQTDAWGIKVANVEIKHVDINESMIRAIARQAEAERERRAKIINAEGEQQAAAKLLEAAEILARQPEAMQLRYLSTLNVIAGEKTSTIIFPFPMEFGNLMPLKPDR
- a CDS encoding GSU2403 family nucleotidyltransferase fold protein, with the protein product MTKPQILTEYSADVTRDCERVLVTLFSGLGPWRDSVFLVGGLAPRYIVTKRPPDVPPHAGTGDIDVVVDLSILADTEAYRTLEQNLKKMGFERAQNDKGNKVNWRWQSMTEHGILVILEFLADDPKLRGGALQELPTEGNVSAVNIPHASLVFGHHDRMEVTADLLGEKGRSTESIPYADIVAFTCLKAFAFDHRRERKDAHDLVYCLEHGEGGLAGAIAKFQEALKGNDREVIERALTLLLTRFCDPEPDEGYLREGNVAVAQFEIEGAADDTEIREARILRQRAVNDVMLEFLSALGIAFK
- a CDS encoding Zn-dependent hydrolase, with the protein product MSDISVDGDRLLGRLKELGNIGRDAGGRLVRLAGSDGDKLGRDLFVCWLSQAGLDVAVDRIGNIFGIWRPAGTEDCLPLMLGSHIDTVINAGIYDGCYGVVAGLEVIQALKAANFRPIRPIAVAAFTNEEGVRFAPDMMGSLVYARGLDVDAALSTVGTDGAILGEELKRIGYAGAEAPGFLKPFAYVELHIEQGPVLEREGIALGAVENLQGISWQRITVEGTANHAGTTPINMRSDAGYGAARIIAYLRERARSSATPTVATVGCLDLEPNAINVIPSRATLTVDLRDPFEHRLREESKALGAFLEMLAREEQLLISAEELAQSSPVAFNQEIVQMIEGAAEKRGLTCRRMTSGAGHDAQMIAPIAPTAMIFVPSCGGISHNPAEYTSKADLIAGANVLMDVVRHISSQACI
- a CDS encoding amino acid ABC transporter permease/ATP-binding protein, which produces MAFDWSYTVGLLWSRDFWNATLLVVELSVATWVLAVVLGFFVALADRSGLMVVRRAAALYVWFFRSLPLLVLLIFVYNLPQAFPSTSALLSIPFVAGLLAMVLSETAYIAEIHRGALVSVGKGQYEAGRVLGLSRAGIQRLIVIPQALRIALPSLGNEFVSIVKLTSLVSVISLAEILLVGQRYYTQNFKVIETMVAVAFYYILIVTVFDTGLKALERRLDFSRRLAELTTEDVASNGEIAEEIGTDSPPASRQPAIRLERGGKSFGIYPVFQDLNLAVKPGEVVSIIGPSGSGKTTLIRSLNGLETLEHGVVYLEEKPFLAGSKEKLAKSLRHVSSDALRIGMVFQNFNLFPHRTALENVMIGPLYHKRASASELRQEARTMLNDVGMLVHENKYPHQLSGGQQQRVAIARALAMHPSILLFDEPTSALDPETVGEVLRIMAALARSGRTMVIVTHEMKFAMEVSDRVVFMEKGRIVFDGSPALLAERRREDGRLAEFVRI